The following are encoded in a window of Rhizobium sp. 11515TR genomic DNA:
- the folD gene encoding bifunctional methylenetetrahydrofolate dehydrogenase/methenyltetrahydrofolate cyclohydrolase FolD — protein MTRVIDGKRAAASVIEAVKAAAAGLEAEAGVKTGLAVIIVGDDPASHAYVNSKSKMAKECGFKSVQHTLPAETTQEELARLVSSLNDDASIHGILVQLPLPKHLDSDDIIQSIKPEKDVDGLHVVNAGKLATGDLETGLISCTPAGAMLLVRQVHGEDLSGLNAVVIGRSNLFGKPMAQLLLNANATVTTAHSRTKDLASVARGADILVAAVGRAEMVKADWIKPGATVIDVGINRIAAPERGEGKSRLVGDVAYGGASEVAAAITPVPGGVGPMTIAMLMANTVIAAYRAAGKKPPKF, from the coding sequence GTGACGAGAGTGATCGACGGGAAACGAGCAGCAGCTTCGGTGATCGAGGCTGTGAAGGCTGCAGCGGCTGGACTTGAGGCGGAGGCCGGTGTGAAGACCGGTCTTGCGGTCATCATCGTCGGCGACGATCCGGCCAGCCACGCCTATGTGAACTCCAAGAGCAAGATGGCCAAGGAATGCGGCTTCAAGTCGGTGCAGCACACGCTGCCGGCGGAGACGACGCAGGAAGAGCTGGCAAGGCTGGTTTCCTCCCTGAATGACGATGCCTCCATCCACGGCATTCTCGTGCAGCTGCCGCTGCCGAAGCATCTCGATTCCGATGACATCATTCAGTCGATCAAGCCGGAAAAGGATGTCGATGGCCTGCATGTGGTCAATGCCGGCAAGCTGGCAACCGGCGATCTTGAAACCGGATTGATCTCCTGCACGCCGGCCGGCGCCATGCTTTTGGTACGCCAAGTACATGGCGAAGACCTGTCGGGTCTGAATGCCGTCGTCATCGGCCGTTCCAACCTGTTCGGCAAGCCGATGGCGCAATTGCTGCTTAATGCCAATGCGACGGTCACGACGGCGCATTCGCGGACGAAGGATCTCGCCTCGGTAGCGCGTGGTGCCGATATTCTGGTGGCGGCCGTCGGCCGGGCGGAGATGGTCAAGGCCGACTGGATCAAGCCGGGTGCCACGGTCATCGATGTCGGCATCAACCGGATCGCGGCCCCGGAGCGCGGCGAGGGCAAGAGCCGGCTGGTGGGCGATGTCGCCTATGGTGGAGCTTCCGAAGTCGCCGCCGCCATCACGCCGGTTCCGGGCGGTGTCGGCCCGATGACGATCGCCATGCTGATGGCCAATACCGTCATTGCCGCTTATCGCGCCGCGGGTAAGAAGCCGCCGAAATTCTAA
- a CDS encoding substrate-binding domain-containing protein — protein sequence MNLKQLSHMLGLSQTTVSRALNGYPEVNRETRERVLKAVRETGYRPNKAAQRLATGKAGSIGLVMPTSPGNSSDVHFSEFLTGLGEEALRHDFHFVLTPADPNDEVGALRRLAASGNVDALFVNYMRGHDPRLEMLKSLSMPFLVHGRSIGSEPDYPFLDIDNEAAFYDATKLLLQLGHRRFALLNGPIYFDFAIRRKNGMDAALAERGLALDEACVSHTPMTDEQGLLVMERILQMEKDKRPTAVLCSSTVLALGAVRAINQAKLRLGEDISMIAHDDVLTLLKPENFTVPLTTTRSSLRAAGVRIAERLIGEIKHTDTFPAQELWKAELIVRASTGVAPAD from the coding sequence GTGAATCTGAAGCAGCTATCGCACATGCTCGGGCTGTCGCAGACGACAGTTAGCCGGGCATTGAACGGATATCCGGAAGTCAATCGCGAAACTCGTGAGCGCGTTCTCAAAGCGGTTCGGGAAACAGGCTATCGCCCCAATAAGGCAGCTCAAAGACTTGCAACTGGCAAGGCCGGCTCAATCGGGCTTGTCATGCCGACCTCGCCCGGCAATTCCTCGGACGTGCATTTCAGCGAGTTCCTGACGGGGCTGGGAGAAGAGGCCTTGCGGCACGACTTCCATTTCGTCCTGACGCCTGCGGATCCGAATGATGAAGTCGGCGCCCTCAGGCGATTGGCGGCCAGCGGCAATGTCGATGCCCTCTTCGTCAATTATATGCGTGGTCACGATCCGCGCCTGGAGATGCTGAAGTCGCTATCCATGCCTTTCCTCGTGCATGGACGCTCCATAGGCTCCGAGCCCGACTATCCTTTCCTCGACATCGACAATGAAGCCGCCTTCTACGACGCCACGAAGCTGCTACTGCAGCTCGGACACCGGCGCTTCGCCCTCTTGAACGGTCCGATCTATTTCGATTTCGCCATTCGCCGGAAGAACGGCATGGATGCAGCCCTTGCCGAGCGTGGCCTGGCGCTTGATGAAGCCTGCGTCAGCCATACGCCGATGACGGACGAACAGGGCCTGCTCGTCATGGAACGCATTCTGCAGATGGAGAAAGACAAACGCCCGACGGCCGTGCTTTGCTCGAGTACGGTGCTGGCGCTCGGCGCCGTTCGCGCCATTAATCAGGCAAAGCTCAGGCTTGGCGAGGACATCTCGATGATCGCCCACGACGACGTGCTGACCTTGCTCAAGCCAGAAAACTTCACCGTGCCGCTGACGACCACCCGCTCGTCCCTGCGAGCCGCCGGTGTGCGCATCGCCGAGCGGCTGATCGGCGAAATCAAGCATACGGATACGTTCCCGGCCCAGGAACTATGGAAAGCGGAATTGATCGTGCGCGCATCGACCGGCGTTGCACCGGCCGACTGA
- a CDS encoding ABC transporter substrate-binding protein, which yields MKKMFLMTVAAAALVAGTAMAADLKFQPGQDSKFNWKSYDDFKAGHADLKGETLTIFGPWRGEDEALFTSVLNYFTEATGVNAKYSSSENYEQQIVIDTQAGSPPNVAILPQPGLLANLASKGYLTPLGDDLASWVKTNYGAGDSWVGYGTYKGKDGKDAFYAFPYKADLKSLVWYVPENFEEAGYKVPTTMEDLIKLSDQIVKDGGTPWCIGLGSGGATGWPATDWVEDLMLRLNTPQDYDHWVDNSLKFNDPKVVAAIEEFGKFSKNPKYVAGGVAAVASTDFRDSPKGLFTVPPKCYLHKQASFIPSFFPEGTKLGQDADFFYFPPSAAHPELGKPVLGAGTLAAITKDSKAARAFIQFLQTPIAQEVWMAQSGFLTPYKSVNTAAYANDTLRKEGEILTTATTFRFDGSDLMPGKIGAGSFWTGMVDFVGGKSAQDVADGIQKSWDAIK from the coding sequence ATGAAGAAAATGTTTCTGATGACCGTCGCTGCCGCCGCTCTGGTGGCCGGTACGGCGATGGCTGCCGATCTGAAATTCCAGCCCGGCCAGGACTCCAAGTTCAACTGGAAGAGCTATGACGACTTCAAGGCCGGCCATGCCGACCTGAAGGGCGAGACGCTCACCATCTTCGGCCCCTGGCGCGGCGAGGACGAGGCTCTCTTCACCAGCGTCCTGAACTACTTCACCGAAGCGACCGGCGTGAACGCCAAATATTCGTCCTCGGAAAACTACGAGCAGCAGATCGTCATCGACACGCAGGCAGGCTCGCCGCCGAACGTCGCCATCCTTCCGCAGCCGGGTTTGCTCGCCAATCTCGCCAGCAAGGGCTATCTGACGCCGCTCGGCGATGATCTCGCTTCCTGGGTCAAGACCAATTACGGCGCCGGCGACAGCTGGGTCGGTTACGGCACCTACAAAGGCAAGGACGGCAAGGACGCCTTCTATGCCTTCCCCTACAAGGCCGACCTGAAGTCGCTGGTCTGGTACGTTCCGGAAAACTTCGAGGAAGCCGGCTACAAGGTCCCGACGACCATGGAGGATCTGATCAAGCTTTCGGATCAGATCGTCAAGGACGGCGGCACCCCCTGGTGCATCGGCCTCGGTTCGGGCGGCGCGACCGGCTGGCCGGCAACCGACTGGGTTGAAGATCTGATGCTGCGCCTGAATACGCCGCAGGATTACGATCACTGGGTTGATAACTCGCTGAAGTTCAACGATCCGAAGGTCGTTGCCGCCATCGAGGAATTCGGCAAGTTCTCCAAGAATCCGAAATATGTTGCCGGCGGCGTTGCGGCCGTTGCCTCGACCGACTTCCGCGACAGCCCGAAGGGCCTCTTCACGGTTCCGCCGAAGTGCTACCTGCACAAGCAGGCATCCTTCATCCCGTCCTTCTTCCCGGAGGGTACCAAGCTCGGTCAGGATGCGGACTTCTTCTACTTCCCGCCCAGCGCCGCGCATCCTGAACTCGGTAAGCCGGTTCTTGGCGCCGGCACGCTGGCAGCCATCACCAAGGATTCGAAGGCCGCCCGCGCCTTTATCCAGTTCCTGCAGACGCCGATCGCCCAGGAAGTCTGGATGGCTCAGTCCGGTTTCCTGACACCGTACAAGTCCGTCAACACGGCTGCCTACGCCAATGACACGCTGCGTAAGGAAGGTGAAATCCTGACCACGGCCACCACGTTCCGCTTCGACGGTTCCGACCTGATGCCAGGCAAGATCGGTGCAGGGTCGTTCTGGACGGGCATGGTGGATTTCGTCGGCGGCAAGTCCGCTCAGGATGTAGCCGACGGTATCCAGAAGTCCTGGGACGCCATCAAGTAA